One Setaria viridis chromosome 7, Setaria_viridis_v4.0, whole genome shotgun sequence genomic region harbors:
- the LOC117862759 gene encoding uncharacterized protein, with amino-acid sequence MAGSARSAAAKHAYRMFAPSRGAAARGPGTAEEFDESDVWGSFGPGAAGGGMVDSSPGGGELAAARARPIPASRAARKKPADAEPGSLPMNIPDWQKILGVEYRDHHAGEWELDGEDDGGYGRVGSGGSEMVPPHELAWRSRAASLSVHEGIGRTLKGRDLSRVRDAVWKRTGFED; translated from the coding sequence ATGGCCGGGAGCGCGAGGTCGGCGGCCGCGAAGCACGCGTACCGGATGTTCGCACCGTCCAGGGGCGCCGCCGCGAGGGGCCCCGGCACGGCGGAGGAGTTCGACGAGTCGGACGTCTGGGGCTCTTTCGGCCCgggggctgccggcggcggcatggtggactcgagccccggcggcggcgagctggccGCGGCCCGGGCGCGCCCGAtcccggcctcccgcgccgcgcggAAGAAGCCAGCGGACGCCGAGCCGGGGTCGCTGCCGATGAACATACCGGACTGGCAGAAGATCCTCGGGGTCGAGTACCGGGACCACCacgcgggcgagtgggagctcgatggggaggacgacggcggctatGGCAGGGTGGGCAGCGGCGGTTCGGAGATGGTGCCGCCGCACGAGCTGGCGTGGCGCAGCCGGGCCGCGTCGCTGTCGGTGCACGAGGGGATCGGCAGGACGCTCAAGGGGCGCGACCTCAGCCGGGTGCGGGACGCCGTCTGGAAGAGGACCGGCTTCGAGGACTGA